GTCGCCCGCGACGGCCCGGGCGCCGCGCCGCGTGAAGTCCGACAGGGCGCGCGACAGGATGCGGTTGTACACCTGCGGCGCCTCCAGCTGGACGTCGTGGCCGGTGCGGGGCACCACGACCAGCGCGCCCCGCTCCGCCGCGCGCAGGTGGGCCTGCTCCTGCCAGCGCAGGTGGCAGCGGGACCCGTTGACGAGCCACACCGGGACGCGGACCGCCGCGAGGTCCGCCAACGACGACCGGCCCGCGAGCTGGCCGAGGGCGTCCGTGACGAGACCCCACGCGGGGCGGGTCGACCCGTCGGGCGACGTGCGCGGCCGGGGGGTGCCCCGGCCCCAGCGGGCGCGGACGGACGCCGCGGTCCGCGCCACCCGGTCCGCCGCCCCGCGGTACAGCGCGACCGGCTTGCCGAGCGGGTCCGTGCTGCACCCCGACGCGACCACGCCGGCCAGGCGGCCGAGCGTGCCGGCACGGGACAGCCCGGCGGCCCAGCCGAGCGTCACGTACCCGCCCAGCGACTGACCCACCACGACGACGGGGAGGTCGGCCGGCAGCGACGCGACCGCCTCGTCGAGCACCGCGTGCGCCCGCGCCAGCGTGAAACGCTCCCGGATGCGCGACCCGTGCCCGGGCAGGTCCACGGGTGCCACCGCGTGGCCGGCCCGCCGCAGGTGCGCCTCCTGCGCCGCCCAGGTCCGTGAGCTCTGCCGCATGCCGTGCACGAGCACCACGCCCAGCGGCTCAGCGGCCGGGGACGCGGGCGGTGTCGGGGACGTGGGCGGGGGAGCGAGGAGGAACGTCATGGTCCTCCCATCGTGGCGCGCGGGCCCGCACGACGGGCGTGCGGCCCGGGCGGGGCCGGTGGAGACCGTGTGGGGGAGCGGCCGCCACCTCTCTACACTTGGCGCGTGATCGACCTGCACACCCACTCGCGCGCCTCCGACGGGACGGAGACGCCGCGCGAGCTGCTCGCGGCCGCCGCCGCGGCCGGCGTGCGCGTCGTCGCGCTCACCGACCACGACACCACGGCGGGCTGGGCCGAGGCCGCCGAGGCCGTCGCCGCGACCGGCGTGGCCCTGGTCCGCGGCATCGAGCTCTCCACCCGCGCCGCGACGCCCGACGGCGGCATCAGCGTCCACCTGCTCGCCTACCTGCCCGACCCGGCGCACCCCGACCTCGTCGCCGCGATGGACCGCACCCGCGACGACCGCGTCGCCCGCGCCCGCCGCATGGTCGACCTCCTCGCGCAGGACCACCCCCTCACCTGGGACGACGTCCTCGCGCAGACCGCCGACGGTGCCACCGTGGGCCGACCGCACCTCGCCGACGCGCTCGTCGCCGCCGGCGTCGTCGCCGACCGCGACGAGGCGTTCGCGACGATCCTGCACCCCGGCGCCCGCTACTACGTGCCGCACTACGCCCCCGACACCGTCGACGCGGTGCGCGCCGTCCTCGCCGCCGGCGGCGTCCCCGTCATGGCGCACCCCCGCGCCGGACGACGTGGACGCGTCGTCACCGACGACACGATCGCCGAGCTCGCCGCCGCCGGGATGGCCGGGCTCGAGGTCGACCACCGCGACCACGACGACGTCGAACGGTCCGCGCTGCGCGGCCTCGCCACCGACCTCGGGCTGCTCGTCACCGGGTCCAGCGACTACCACGGCACCGGCAAGCTCAACCGGATCGGGGAGCGCACCACCGCCCCCGAGGTCCTCGACGCCATCGCCGCACGCGGGCTGCTGGAGGTGCTGCACCCGTGAGCTCCGTCATCGACATGACCCTGTTCACCCAGGCGTTCGTCACGCTGTTCGTCATCATGGACCCGCCCGGCACGATCCCCGTGTTCCTCGCCCTGACCTCGACGATGGGCGCCAAGCAGCGCAAGCGGGCCGCCCTCCAGGCCGTCGGGGTGGCGTTCGGCGTCATCGTGTCGTTCGCGCTGTTCGGGCAGCAGCTCCTCGCCTACATGGGGATCTCGCTGCCCGCCCTCCAGGCCGCAGGCGGCCTGCTGCTGCTCATCGTCGCCATGCAGCTCCTCACCGGGCACTTCGAGAACGGCGAGGCGACCGCCGCCACCGCCGGCGCGAACGTCGCCCTCGTCCCGCTCGGCACACCCCTGCTCGCCGGACCCGGCGCCATCGTCGCCACCATGGTGTTCGTCCAGCAGGCCCACACCACCGACGGCTCGTGGGTGCCCTCGGCCGTCGCCATCACCGTCGCGATCGTGCTCGTCCACGTCTGCCTCTACCTCGCCATGCGGTTCGCCGACGCCCTGCACCGCGTCCTGCGCGACTCCGGCGTCACCCTCATCACCCGCATCGCCGGCATCCTGCTCGCCGCCATCGCCGTGCAGCACATCGCCGACGCCGTCGTCGAGTTCGTGCAGACCGCCTGACCGGCCCTACCGGCTCAGAGGTCGACCGTCACCAGCCGGACCGTGACGGGCGCGTCCGGCTCCAGACCCTCCGCCCGGCGCACCTGCTTCTTCATCGGCAGCACGTACGCCCTGCGCTCGTCCGACGGGAACACCGACGTCCGCCACGTCGTCGACCCCACCGTCACCTCCACCCGGATCGACCCGAAGCCGCGCGGCGGCAACGGCAGGTCCGCCAGCAGGTCCGACTCGTCCGGGGGCACCGTGACGAACCACCAGGCGTCGTCCTGACGGGCCTGCCACTGCCACAGGGGTGCGGTGAAGGTGAGCTGCACCCTCCCGACGTTACGACGCGCCGGTGACAGGCGGGCCCGGGTGCGGTGCGGTGCGGGTCGTCCGCGCGAACGTCGCTGCGCTCCCGACGACGAACGGCCCGCCCCGCGGAGGCGGGACGGGCCGGACGTCGAGAGGGGGCCGAGATCAGTCGGTGCCGGGGGCGGGGGCGCCGCCCTGGGCGCCCGGGGTGCCCTGGCCGTCGGGACGGCCGCTGCGCGTGCGGCGACGACGGCGACGACGCTGGGCCTCGCCCGAGCCCTCGCCCGCGGGCTTGTCGGCCGCCGGGGCACCGGTCGCGCGCTCGCCGCCGGACCGCTCCTGACCGCCGGACCGCTGGCCCTGGCCGCCACGGCTGCGGCCGCCGTCACGCTGACCACCACGGCCACCGTCACGACCGCCGGAGCGGGAGCCACCGCGGGACGGCGACGACGAGCCCGTGCGCTTGCCGGTCTCGCCCAGGTCCTCCAGGACCTCGGCGTCCAGACCGCCCAGCTCCTGCTTGGCCTTCGGCAGGCGGCCCTTGGTGCCCTCGGGGATGCCGAGGTCCGAGTACAGGTGCGGCGACGACGAGTACGTCTCGACCGGCTCCGGGAACCCGAGGTCCAGGGTGCGGTCGATGAGCTGCCAGCGCGGCACGTCGTCCCAGTCGACGAACGTGACCGCGGTGCCCTTGTTGCCCGCGCGGCCGGTGCGGCCGATGCGGTGCAGGTAGGTGCGCTCGTCCTCCGGGCACTGGTAGTTCACGACGTGCGTGACGTCGTCGACGTCGATGCCGCGGGCCGCGACGTCCGTGGCGACCAGCACGTCGATGTGGCCGTGCCGCAGCGCGCGCAGCGCCTGCTCACGGGCGCCCTGGCCGAGGTCGCCGTGCAGCGCGCCCGCGGCGAAACCGCGGTCGCGCAGCTCGTCCGACACCTTCGCGGCGGTGCGCTTGGTGCGCGTGAAGACGATGGTGCGGCCACGACCCTCGGACTGCAGGATGCGCGCCAGGACCTCGATCTTGTCGAGCGCGTGCGCCCGGTAGACCACCTGGCGGGTGTTCTTCACCGTCGCGCCGTCGTCGTCCGGGTCGGCCGCGCGGATGTGCGTCGGCTGCTTCATGTAGCGGCGCGCCATCGACACGACGGCGCCCGGCATCGTCGCGGAGAACAGCATCGTGTGGCGCACCGCGGGGGTGCGGGCCAGGATCTTCTCGACGTCGGGCAGGAACCCGAGGTCCAGCATCTCGTCGGCCTCGTCGAGGACGACCGTGGCGGCGCGGGTCAGGTTCAGGTGCCCCTGGTTGAGCAGGTCCACCATGCGGCCCGGCGTGCCGACGACGACCTCCGCGCCACGGTTCAGCGCCTCGATCTGCGGCTCGTACGCGCGACCGCCGTAGATCTGCACGATGCGCACGCCGCGGTGCTTCGAGGCGGTCTGCAGGTCGTTGGCGACCTGGACGGCGAGCTCGCGCGTCGGGGCGACGACGAGCGCCTGCGGCTTGCCCGGCGCGGGCAGCGCGTCGAACTCGGGCTCGCCCGGCGCGGCCACGCGGTGCAGCAGCGGCACGCCGAACCCGAGGGTCTTGCCGGTGCCCGTCTTGGCCTGACCGATGATGTCGTGGCCCTGCAGCGCGACCGGCAGCGTCATCGCCTGGATCGGGAAGGGGTGGGTGATGCCCGCGTCGCGCAGGGCGTCGACGATCTCCTCGCGGACGCCGAAGTCGGCGAAGCTCACGTCCTGGGCCTGGATGGCCGCGGGGGTCGAGAAGTCGGGCGTGTCGGTGGTCGCCGGGGCCGTGGTGGCGTCGTCGGCGGCGGTGTCTGTGGTGGTCACTGGTGCCTTCGCAGGTCGTCGGCGCGGGGACCACGAGGCCAGGCCGCGGGTCGTCGCAGCGCCGAGGTGGTCGGCAGCCGATCGCGTATTTCACGTCGCGCGGTGCGCGCGGGGGGTCAGCATCGAGACGACCGGGCAACCGAGGTACGCCTGCCATGGTATCCGACGCCGCCCCGGACCGGGGGAGGCGTGCGTCACGGTGCCGCCTATCCTGGGGCGGTGAGCAGTGCATCCACGGGCGCCGCCGGCGTCGACCCCACCGTCCCCGCCGGCGTCGTCGAGCTCGTGGGGCTGGCCGCCTACACCGAGCTCGCGGAGTTCGGCCTGCTGGCCGCCCGGTCCGT
This Isoptericola jiangsuensis DNA region includes the following protein-coding sequences:
- a CDS encoding PHP domain-containing protein, producing MIDLHTHSRASDGTETPRELLAAAAAAGVRVVALTDHDTTAGWAEAAEAVAATGVALVRGIELSTRAATPDGGISVHLLAYLPDPAHPDLVAAMDRTRDDRVARARRMVDLLAQDHPLTWDDVLAQTADGATVGRPHLADALVAAGVVADRDEAFATILHPGARYYVPHYAPDTVDAVRAVLAAGGVPVMAHPRAGRRGRVVTDDTIAELAAAGMAGLEVDHRDHDDVERSALRGLATDLGLLVTGSSDYHGTGKLNRIGERTTAPEVLDAIAARGLLEVLHP
- a CDS encoding MarC family protein, whose amino-acid sequence is MSSVIDMTLFTQAFVTLFVIMDPPGTIPVFLALTSTMGAKQRKRAALQAVGVAFGVIVSFALFGQQLLAYMGISLPALQAAGGLLLLIVAMQLLTGHFENGEATAATAGANVALVPLGTPLLAGPGAIVATMVFVQQAHTTDGSWVPSAVAITVAIVLVHVCLYLAMRFADALHRVLRDSGVTLITRIAGILLAAIAVQHIADAVVEFVQTA
- a CDS encoding alpha/beta fold hydrolase, which codes for MTFLLAPPPTSPTPPASPAAEPLGVVLVHGMRQSSRTWAAQEAHLRRAGHAVAPVDLPGHGSRIRERFTLARAHAVLDEAVASLPADLPVVVVGQSLGGYVTLGWAAGLSRAGTLGRLAGVVASGCSTDPLGKPVALYRGAADRVARTAASVRARWGRGTPRPRTSPDGSTRPAWGLVTDALGQLAGRSSLADLAAVRVPVWLVNGSRCHLRWQEQAHLRAAERGALVVVPRTGHDVQLEAPQVYNRILSRALSDFTRRGARAVAGDAEGATLRA
- a CDS encoding DUF1905 domain-containing protein: MQLTFTAPLWQWQARQDDAWWFVTVPPDESDLLADLPLPPRGFGSIRVEVTVGSTTWRTSVFPSDERRAYVLPMKKQVRRAEGLEPDAPVTVRLVTVDL
- a CDS encoding DEAD/DEAH box helicase; protein product: MTTTDTAADDATTAPATTDTPDFSTPAAIQAQDVSFADFGVREEIVDALRDAGITHPFPIQAMTLPVALQGHDIIGQAKTGTGKTLGFGVPLLHRVAAPGEPEFDALPAPGKPQALVVAPTRELAVQVANDLQTASKHRGVRIVQIYGGRAYEPQIEALNRGAEVVVGTPGRMVDLLNQGHLNLTRAATVVLDEADEMLDLGFLPDVEKILARTPAVRHTMLFSATMPGAVVSMARRYMKQPTHIRAADPDDDGATVKNTRQVVYRAHALDKIEVLARILQSEGRGRTIVFTRTKRTAAKVSDELRDRGFAAGALHGDLGQGAREQALRALRHGHIDVLVATDVAARGIDVDDVTHVVNYQCPEDERTYLHRIGRTGRAGNKGTAVTFVDWDDVPRWQLIDRTLDLGFPEPVETYSSSPHLYSDLGIPEGTKGRLPKAKQELGGLDAEVLEDLGETGKRTGSSSPSRGGSRSGGRDGGRGGQRDGGRSRGGQGQRSGGQERSGGERATGAPAADKPAGEGSGEAQRRRRRRRTRSGRPDGQGTPGAQGGAPAPGTD